The following proteins are co-located in the Clostridiales bacterium genome:
- a CDS encoding response regulator gives MSVVLIVEDELLEQDFLRSVVLDELLPEDTLLTCESGVEAINLAKEHRPDIIIMDVRIPELDGISAIEEIRKFLPNACISVLSAYSDFSYAQKAVSLRVFEYLLKPIKPTDFKDVFCRMMGTVSTSEVQPELKQEEKTTEVKPERQYFIEESLKFIKEHFRERLTLETVASKVFVNPKYFSHVFKREMGVAFTEYVIGLKIEYACKLLETTNYHAYRISIECGFSDPSYFNRVFCAQMNMTPQTYRKYVGSLKSGH, from the coding sequence TTGAGCGTGGTCTTAATCGTAGAAGATGAACTGCTTGAACAAGATTTTCTAAGATCGGTCGTACTGGATGAGCTTCTCCCAGAAGATACCTTGCTAACTTGCGAAAGCGGTGTGGAAGCGATCAACCTTGCGAAAGAACACCGACCTGACATTATCATCATGGATGTACGAATTCCCGAGTTGGACGGCATCTCTGCAATCGAGGAAATCAGAAAATTTCTGCCCAATGCATGCATTTCCGTTCTATCCGCATATTCGGATTTTTCCTATGCGCAAAAAGCAGTAAGCCTCAGAGTTTTTGAATATCTTCTAAAACCAATTAAGCCTACTGATTTTAAGGATGTATTCTGCCGTATGATGGGCACTGTCAGTACAAGTGAGGTTCAGCCAGAGCTCAAGCAGGAAGAAAAAACAACAGAAGTGAAGCCGGAGCGGCAATATTTTATAGAGGAATCCTTAAAGTTTATCAAAGAGCATTTCAGAGAGAGGCTTACCCTGGAAACGGTAGCTTCCAAGGTTTTCGTCAACCCAAAATACTTTAGCCATGTCTTTAAACGTGAAATGGGTGTCGCCTTTACAGAATATGTGATTGGGCTGAAAATAGAATATGCCTGCAAGCTGCTGGAAACCACCAACTATCATGCTTACCGAATTTCCATAGAATGCGGCTTTTCTGATCCGTCTTACTTCAATCGAGTATTTTGTGCACAAATGAACATGACTCCGCAGACGTACAGAAAATATGTTGGTTCCCTGAAGTCAGGTCACTAA
- a CDS encoding TetR/AcrR family transcriptional regulator, translating to MRNREITREKIIRAAIEIGAQEGISAVTTRKIAKSCSIAEGTIFFHFGTIKDLLSNAFMIIDKAKAEALSGIRRELFDHPDERMIAWEIWRTYLDFWLERPLETKYYASFFRSALYDYKVHTATEEAGLGTYVKYRELMEGRKMFDSAYQIIGYVNIWQHIINATLNFANKISDGEIRESEEVKEFIFELIFERLMK from the coding sequence ATGAGAAACAGGGAGATCACCCGGGAAAAAATCATTAGGGCAGCCATTGAAATTGGTGCACAGGAAGGGATCAGTGCTGTTACAACGCGAAAGATCGCAAAGTCTTGCAGTATTGCTGAGGGTACGATATTCTTCCATTTCGGTACAATCAAGGATTTACTCTCAAACGCTTTTATGATAATTGACAAAGCAAAGGCGGAAGCCCTTTCTGGAATAAGACGTGAGCTTTTTGATCATCCTGATGAGAGAATGATAGCTTGGGAAATTTGGAGGACATATCTGGACTTCTGGTTGGAGCGTCCCTTAGAGACAAAGTATTACGCTTCATTCTTCCGGTCAGCGCTGTACGATTATAAAGTGCACACTGCGACGGAAGAGGCGGGGCTGGGCACGTATGTCAAATATAGAGAGCTTATGGAAGGCCGAAAAATGTTTGATTCCGCGTATCAAATCATCGGATACGTTAACATCTGGCAGCACATTATAAATGCAACGTTAAACTTTGCAAATAAAATTTCAGATGGGGAGATTAGGGAAAGCGAGGAAGTGAAGGAATTTATATTTGAACTAATCTTTGAACGTCTTATGAAATAA
- the eutM gene encoding ethanolamine utilization microcompartment protein EutM translates to MKYDALGMIETKGLVGSIEAADAMVKAANVYLVGKEHVGGGLVTVMVRGDVGAVKAATDAGAAAAQRVGELISVHVIPRPHAEVESILPAGNAGKDVK, encoded by the coding sequence ATGAAATATGATGCATTAGGAATGATCGAAACAAAAGGTCTCGTAGGATCCATCGAAGCTGCTGACGCTATGGTAAAGGCTGCTAACGTATACCTTGTTGGTAAAGAGCACGTTGGCGGAGGTCTTGTAACTGTAATGGTTAGAGGAGATGTTGGAGCTGTTAAAGCTGCTACCGATGCCGGTGCTGCTGCTGCTCAGAGAGTTGGAGAACTGATCTCCGTTCACGTAATTCCAAGACCACACGCAGAAGTAGAAAGCATTCTTCCTGCAGGAAACGCTGGAAAAGACGTAAAATAG
- a CDS encoding phosphate propanoyltransferase, which produces MENNYENLLKLFMEAVQTTLSAPEAAAEDPSIVPVGISNRHLHLSQTDQDLLFGEGYQMTKIKDLSQPGQYACKETVTICGPKGAIENVRILGPVRSKTQIEILAGDCFKLGAKAPARLSADLQGTPGITIIGPKGSVQTAEGLIVAQRHIHMTPEDAQRIGVADGQTVSIQVEGPRGGIYGNVAVRATKTSALECHIDNEEANAMSINSLSKIKIIK; this is translated from the coding sequence ATGGAAAACAATTATGAAAATCTGCTGAAACTCTTCATGGAAGCGGTACAGACAACTCTCTCCGCACCGGAAGCAGCGGCGGAGGACCCATCCATCGTCCCTGTGGGAATATCAAACCGGCACCTTCATCTATCTCAGACAGATCAAGACCTGCTGTTTGGAGAGGGTTATCAAATGACAAAGATCAAAGATCTCTCCCAGCCAGGACAGTACGCCTGCAAGGAAACCGTAACCATTTGCGGACCGAAGGGCGCCATTGAAAATGTGAGGATTCTCGGACCAGTCAGAAGCAAGACACAGATTGAGATTCTGGCCGGTGACTGCTTCAAGCTTGGAGCAAAAGCTCCCGCAAGACTCTCTGCAGATCTCCAGGGAACACCGGGAATCACCATCATCGGACCGAAGGGTTCGGTTCAGACCGCCGAAGGACTCATCGTAGCGCAAAGACACATTCATATGACACCTGAGGATGCGCAGCGGATTGGAGTTGCAGACGGACAGACCGTTTCCATTCAGGTCGAAGGTCCCAGAGGTGGAATCTACGGAAATGTAGCCGTAAGAGCCACAAAGACATCTGCTCTTGAGTGTCATATCGACAACGAAGAGGCAAATGCAATGAGTATTAATTCGTTATCAAAAATTAAAATTATCAAATAA
- a CDS encoding acetaldehyde dehydrogenase (acetylating), translating to MENYDYDLRSVQEVRNLARLGKIAADQIADYSEEKIDAILKNMVKVARENAVSLAKMAVEETGFGKVADKTYKNHVASVVLYDAIKEMKTIGVIKEDINTQVMDIAEPMGLIMGIVPSTNPTSTAIFKAMIAVKSRNSIVFSPHPSAAKCTMQAARLMHEAAVAAGAPANIIGCISMPTMEATNELMHSKEVKMIIATGGPGMVKASYSAGKPALGVGAGNCPAYIEKTADIPKAVSNILASKTFDYGTICASEQSVIVEECKRDQVVAEFKKQGAYFMTAEETKKVCGLLFKNGHAMNAKFVGRSPQVIASAAGFSVPDEIKVLIGEQKGVGPEDPLSYEKLTSVLAFYTVRDWEEACELCIKLLQNGIGHSMSIHTEDRDMVMKFTRKPAARILVNTGSTQGAVGASTGLLPSFTLGCGTWGGSSVSENVSPLHLINIKRVAYGIKDCGSLASDPSFNYPELTGAAVQYTGSCSAASQSSQSCSQGSSPSYTSTINDTDKEQLLKLINDLVDAMKGGN from the coding sequence TTGGAAAATTACGATTATGACTTACGCTCAGTTCAGGAAGTAAGAAATCTTGCGCGCCTGGGCAAAATTGCAGCAGACCAGATTGCAGACTATTCCGAAGAAAAAATCGATGCGATACTAAAAAATATGGTGAAAGTTGCAAGGGAAAATGCGGTAAGTCTGGCCAAGATGGCCGTTGAAGAAACTGGATTTGGCAAAGTGGCTGATAAAACCTATAAGAACCATGTGGCTTCTGTTGTTTTATATGATGCCATCAAGGAAATGAAAACCATTGGTGTTATTAAAGAAGATATCAATACACAGGTTATGGATATCGCAGAGCCCATGGGATTGATTATGGGAATTGTGCCTTCCACCAATCCAACATCAACTGCTATCTTTAAAGCAATGATTGCGGTGAAGTCGAGAAACTCAATTGTATTCTCGCCCCACCCATCAGCGGCAAAATGCACCATGCAGGCAGCAAGACTGATGCATGAAGCAGCGGTTGCAGCAGGTGCGCCGGCAAACATCATCGGATGCATCTCAATGCCAACCATGGAAGCAACCAATGAACTGATGCATAGCAAAGAAGTGAAAATGATCATCGCAACCGGAGGCCCCGGAATGGTCAAAGCCTCATACAGCGCAGGAAAACCGGCGCTGGGTGTAGGAGCAGGAAATTGCCCGGCCTACATAGAAAAAACGGCTGACATTCCAAAGGCAGTCAGCAACATTCTGGCAAGCAAAACCTTTGACTACGGAACGATCTGTGCATCAGAGCAGTCCGTCATCGTTGAGGAATGCAAAAGAGACCAGGTGGTAGCTGAGTTCAAAAAGCAAGGCGCTTATTTCATGACGGCAGAAGAAACAAAGAAGGTCTGCGGCCTGCTTTTCAAGAACGGTCATGCGATGAATGCAAAATTTGTAGGAAGATCCCCGCAGGTGATTGCATCTGCAGCAGGATTCTCCGTACCGGATGAGATCAAGGTTCTCATCGGGGAACAGAAGGGTGTCGGACCGGAAGATCCGCTCTCTTATGAAAAACTGACTTCTGTACTGGCGTTTTATACAGTAAGGGACTGGGAAGAAGCATGCGAGCTTTGCATCAAACTGCTTCAGAACGGGATCGGACACAGTATGAGTATTCATACGGAAGACAGAGATATGGTGATGAAATTTACCAGAAAGCCTGCTGCGCGTATCCTGGTTAACACAGGTAGCACACAGGGGGCAGTCGGAGCAAGTACAGGACTTCTGCCATCCTTCACACTGGGATGCGGAACATGGGGAGGAAGCTCCGTATCGGAAAACGTCAGCCCGCTTCACTTGATCAACATCAAGAGAGTGGCTTACGGAATCAAAGATTGCGGTTCATTAGCTTCTGATCCATCTTTTAATTATCCTGAACTGACAGGAGCGGCAGTGCAATATACAGGAAGCTGTTCCGCAGCCAGTCAGTCCAGCCAGAGCTGCAGTCAGGGATCCAGTCCTTCATACACATCAACCATTAATGACACTGACAAAGAGCAGCTTCTCAAGCTGATCAATGACTTGGTTGATGCGATGAAGGGGGGAAACTAG
- a CDS encoding BMC domain-containing protein, producing the protein MQALGLIETKGLIAAIESADAMLKAAEVSLVEKTLVGGGLVTIAVTGDVGAVKASVEAGAAAIRKLNSTLLISEHVIPRPHQELEGIIVSAEKPEQSENQKPAADPVTPIAPLLEKAEEVKQTVAPEMVNKEELPEVPEAVTKKTVLVDTEANTADQTLTEDPGELDKETVDKIVLEKGLEGAIAVLNGMKVVKLRNLARQYKDFGIAGRMISKADKQMILAEFNKYYGQK; encoded by the coding sequence ATGCAGGCACTTGGCTTGATAGAAACAAAAGGTCTAATCGCAGCAATCGAAAGTGCCGATGCCATGCTGAAAGCCGCAGAGGTCAGTCTTGTTGAGAAGACCCTTGTAGGCGGAGGATTGGTGACCATCGCTGTAACCGGTGATGTCGGCGCAGTCAAAGCTTCTGTGGAAGCAGGAGCGGCTGCAATCAGAAAACTGAACAGCACCTTATTGATTTCGGAACACGTGATTCCACGTCCCCATCAGGAACTGGAGGGCATCATTGTTTCGGCCGAAAAGCCGGAACAGAGTGAGAACCAGAAACCCGCTGCAGATCCCGTTACACCGATCGCACCTCTGCTGGAAAAGGCAGAGGAAGTGAAACAAACCGTTGCACCAGAAATGGTAAATAAGGAGGAACTTCCTGAGGTACCAGAGGCTGTAACGAAGAAAACGGTTCTGGTTGATACGGAGGCAAATACTGCAGATCAAACCCTGACGGAAGACCCGGGTGAGCTTGACAAGGAGACCGTTGATAAAATCGTCCTGGAAAAAGGGCTTGAGGGAGCAATTGCAGTCCTAAACGGCATGAAAGTCGTAAAACTGCGAAATCTGGCTCGCCAGTACAAGGACTTCGGTATTGCCGGAAGAATGATATCCAAAGCCGACAAACAGATGATCCTTGCTGAATTTAACAAATATTACGGTCAGAAATAA
- a CDS encoding DUF861 domain-containing protein — translation MKKLICAKDVEAVIKQGKKVLYIDCDTIVTPSAKDAAKSAGIELSTEAPAAAPAAVCCEAATEAVKAAGGEIDSNMIYNVLKLMMEKGLLQGVFEGQPELPYVAERDSSGLKIVRGASVKYEALDTGNPGDKVFYQEIINADDGCSMNAGFITIETCNFDWECACQELYHVVEGTLTVGVDGKVYTAGPGDSVFFPKGAKVTFGSPNKMKAFYATY, via the coding sequence ATGAAAAAATTGATTTGTGCTAAAGATGTTGAAGCTGTGATAAAGCAAGGAAAGAAAGTACTTTACATAGATTGTGACACCATCGTCACACCCTCTGCAAAGGATGCTGCAAAATCAGCTGGTATTGAACTTTCTACCGAAGCTCCTGCAGCGGCTCCAGCAGCCGTATGCTGTGAAGCGGCAACTGAAGCGGTGAAAGCCGCTGGCGGCGAAATCGATAGCAACATGATTTACAACGTACTGAAATTGATGATGGAGAAGGGACTGCTGCAAGGCGTCTTTGAAGGCCAGCCTGAATTGCCTTATGTTGCGGAACGCGACAGCAGCGGACTGAAAATCGTCCGCGGTGCTTCGGTAAAGTATGAGGCTCTTGACACTGGAAACCCTGGAGACAAGGTTTTCTATCAGGAAATCATCAATGCCGATGATGGCTGCTCCATGAATGCAGGCTTCATCACCATCGAGACCTGCAACTTCGACTGGGAATGCGCTTGTCAGGAACTGTACCACGTTGTGGAAGGGACTCTGACGGTGGGAGTAGACGGAAAGGTTTACACGGCAGGCCCTGGAGATTCAGTATTCTTCCCCAAGGGAGCAAAGGTGACCTTTGGATCTCCCAACAAGATGAAAGCATTCTACGCAACCTATTAG
- a CDS encoding BMC domain-containing protein has translation MAKAIGMVEFTSIARGIYAADQMVKISDVEIVTAGSACPGKYIAIVHGDVAAVQDSVSVGERTAEEYLVDSIVIPNVSPQVFPAITGTTMPDRIRALGIMESFSMATMIIAADAVLKAADLEPLELRLGNGLGGKAYFTFTGDVAAVQTGVEAGMAVSEEKGLMVNAEVIPSPSDRLIPSLY, from the coding sequence ATGGCTAAAGCGATCGGCATGGTTGAATTTACAAGTATAGCGCGCGGCATCTATGCTGCGGACCAGATGGTGAAGATTTCCGATGTGGAAATCGTAACAGCAGGGTCTGCATGTCCCGGAAAATACATCGCAATCGTCCACGGTGATGTGGCTGCGGTGCAGGATTCTGTAAGTGTGGGAGAAAGAACTGCGGAGGAATACCTGGTGGATTCCATCGTCATCCCCAATGTAAGCCCCCAAGTGTTTCCTGCAATTACCGGAACCACAATGCCGGACAGAATCAGAGCCCTTGGCATCATGGAGTCCTTCTCTATGGCCACCATGATTATCGCAGCTGATGCAGTGCTGAAAGCAGCAGATCTTGAGCCATTGGAGCTGAGGCTGGGCAATGGACTGGGAGGGAAAGCCTACTTCACTTTTACCGGTGATGTAGCCGCAGTGCAGACCGGCGTGGAAGCCGGAATGGCTGTTTCCGAGGAAAAGGGTCTCATGGTCAACGCGGAAGTCATTCCGTCACCATCGGACAGACTGATCCCAAGCCTGTATTAG
- a CDS encoding electron transport complex protein RnfC, which produces MNLLDMIKDAGIIGAGGAGFPTHAKLASKAEYILMNGAECEPLLRVDQQLMAMYPEEIIKGFEAAGKLAGAQQAIIGIKGKHKEVIAILRDKIQALQLGEYVAVKELPDVYPAGDEQVLVYELTGRIVPEAGIPIHVGCVVVNSETALNIYKAIQGKPVTEKYITVAGDIPNRLTVKVPVGTPVMDVLKLSGIENFDDYAVIDGGPMMGPVMANLNGFVTKKSKGYVILKKQHHLIRRKTVKTEQARRINRATCEQCRMCTDLCPRYLLGHNMQPHKMMRTLAYSLKDMEEQKIAYLCCQCNLCELFACPAGLYPKSANMMVKQSLMEQNLRFQAKPKEYAVRTARAYRLLPSKRLVARLGLKDFDKPAPVTELELRPETVQIAVCQHVGAPAVPAVKAGDRVTEGQLIGTVPEGSLGAPIHASISGTVLETENGFIAIRRD; this is translated from the coding sequence ATGAATCTTCTTGATATGATAAAGGATGCTGGAATTATCGGTGCTGGCGGGGCAGGTTTTCCCACCCACGCGAAGCTGGCGTCAAAAGCTGAATATATCCTGATGAACGGCGCCGAATGCGAACCGCTTCTCAGAGTCGATCAGCAGCTGATGGCGATGTATCCCGAAGAGATCATCAAAGGCTTCGAAGCGGCAGGAAAGCTTGCCGGTGCGCAGCAGGCCATCATAGGAATCAAGGGCAAGCACAAGGAAGTAATTGCCATCCTGCGCGATAAGATCCAAGCGCTGCAGCTTGGTGAATATGTAGCGGTAAAGGAATTGCCCGACGTTTATCCCGCAGGAGATGAGCAGGTGCTGGTTTACGAATTAACCGGAAGAATTGTTCCGGAAGCAGGCATTCCCATTCACGTGGGATGCGTGGTGGTAAATTCGGAAACGGCTCTGAATATATATAAAGCCATTCAGGGAAAACCGGTAACGGAGAAATATATCACCGTTGCAGGAGACATTCCAAATCGATTGACCGTAAAGGTACCGGTTGGTACGCCGGTCATGGATGTCCTGAAGCTTTCAGGAATTGAGAATTTTGACGACTATGCCGTAATTGACGGCGGTCCCATGATGGGGCCTGTCATGGCAAATCTAAACGGGTTTGTTACAAAGAAAAGTAAAGGTTATGTCATTTTAAAAAAACAGCATCACCTGATTCGGAGAAAGACTGTTAAGACGGAACAGGCGAGAAGAATCAACAGGGCTACCTGTGAACAGTGCCGTATGTGCACCGACCTATGTCCGCGGTATTTGCTGGGACACAACATGCAGCCTCATAAGATGATGAGAACCCTGGCTTACTCGCTGAAGGATATGGAGGAGCAGAAAATAGCATATTTGTGCTGTCAGTGCAATCTTTGCGAACTGTTTGCCTGTCCTGCCGGCCTGTATCCTAAGTCGGCCAATATGATGGTGAAACAAAGTCTGATGGAGCAGAATCTTCGCTTCCAGGCAAAACCGAAAGAATATGCGGTAAGAACCGCCAGAGCGTATCGCCTGCTTCCCAGCAAACGCCTTGTTGCTAGACTGGGACTGAAGGATTTTGATAAACCTGCTCCTGTGACGGAGCTTGAGCTAAGGCCTGAAACGGTACAGATCGCTGTTTGTCAGCACGTTGGTGCTCCGGCGGTTCCCGCTGTAAAAGCAGGAGACAGAGTAACGGAAGGACAGCTTATCGGTACAGTGCCGGAGGGAAGTCTTGGCGCACCGATTCATGCAAGCATATCCGGAACCGTCCTTGAGACGGAAAACGGCTTCATCGCAATAAGGAGGGACTAA
- a CDS encoding ethanolamine utilization protein EutN: MLTAKLIDNVWATRKADTLSGYKFMLAEVIGGGSQDGQRMIVVDNISAGIGDRVIVCTGSSARRMLGDDNLPVDAVVVGIIDEDCQFG, encoded by the coding sequence ATGTTAACAGCAAAATTGATTGACAATGTATGGGCTACCAGAAAAGCGGATACTCTGAGCGGATATAAGTTTATGCTTGCAGAGGTCATCGGCGGCGGCAGCCAAGACGGACAGCGCATGATCGTTGTTGACAACATCAGTGCCGGAATAGGCGACAGAGTCATCGTATGCACCGGTTCTTCTGCGAGAAGAATGCTGGGAGACGACAATCTGCCTGTTGACGCTGTGGTTGTTGGAATCATTGATGAAGACTGCCAGTTTGGCTGA
- a CDS encoding BMC domain-containing protein — translation MEFRIIKSPSAGTVDILMRRMGPKVNEELRHADAVGLVQGRMIEMICAADIAEKAVGVTVEDVKGSCPQNMILIAIFGDTASVESAIQEIKYKLEEGKNIC, via the coding sequence ATGGAATTTAGAATTATTAAATCCCCGTCTGCAGGAACCGTTGATATCCTGATGAGACGAATGGGACCCAAAGTGAACGAAGAGCTGAGACATGCCGATGCGGTGGGTCTGGTTCAGGGCCGGATGATCGAAATGATCTGTGCGGCAGACATTGCAGAGAAAGCAGTAGGAGTCACAGTGGAAGATGTGAAGGGCAGCTGCCCGCAAAACATGATACTGATCGCTATTTTCGGCGACACGGCTTCCGTTGAATCGGCAATCCAGGAGATCAAGTACAAACTGGAAGAAGGGAAAAACATATGTTAA
- the eutJ gene encoding ethanolamine utilization protein EutJ yields the protein MSEINQTFQYCDELVSEFEQVIERPVKSKSSVYYTGVDLGTACVVVAVLDENKRPVAGAYRYADVVRDGMVVDYIGAIQIVREMKQQLEEQLGTELIYAAAAIPPGTDSLDGGAVKNVVQAAGFELTALLDESTAANEVLKMKNGAVVDIGGGTTGISIMKDGKVIYIADEPTGGTHFSLVISGAYRKSFEDADVYKRNPDNHKELLPVLKPVVEKVASIISQHIKDFDVQEISLVGGTCCLTGIETIIEKQTGVFTHKPQNPMFVTPLGIALSCTQESSY from the coding sequence ATGTCAGAGATAAATCAAACATTTCAATACTGCGATGAACTGGTTAGTGAGTTTGAACAGGTCATTGAAAGACCGGTGAAAAGCAAATCATCAGTGTATTATACGGGAGTGGATCTCGGTACAGCCTGCGTGGTAGTTGCAGTGCTGGATGAGAACAAAAGGCCCGTTGCAGGAGCTTACCGATATGCGGATGTAGTACGGGATGGTATGGTTGTTGATTACATCGGTGCCATACAGATCGTCAGAGAGATGAAGCAGCAGCTGGAAGAACAGCTTGGAACAGAGCTGATCTACGCAGCGGCAGCCATTCCTCCGGGAACCGATTCGCTGGATGGCGGAGCTGTGAAAAACGTGGTTCAGGCGGCTGGCTTTGAACTCACCGCTCTTCTAGATGAATCTACCGCCGCAAATGAGGTTCTGAAAATGAAGAACGGCGCGGTGGTGGACATCGGCGGAGGAACCACCGGAATCTCTATCATGAAGGACGGCAAGGTAATCTATATTGCCGACGAGCCCACGGGAGGTACTCATTTTTCTCTGGTGATCTCAGGAGCCTACAGAAAGTCCTTTGAAGATGCGGATGTATATAAACGAAATCCGGATAACCACAAGGAGCTTCTTCCGGTATTGAAGCCGGTGGTTGAAAAGGTCGCTTCCATCATCAGCCAGCATATCAAGGACTTTGATGTCCAAGAAATTTCACTGGTAGGCGGAACATGCTGCCTGACGGGAATCGAGACCATCATTGAGAAACAAACCGGAGTGTTTACACATAAACCCCAAAATCCCATGTTTGTGACGCCGCTTGGAATCGCTCTTTCCTGCACGCAGGAAAGCAGCTATTAG
- a CDS encoding ethanolamine utilization protein EutP → MRRKRIMVIGPTGCGKTSLVNALNHYEGPLRRTQNLIYGENTIDVPGSYIENAWMYKHLISAAQDASHVLILVDPTDAGDVYSPGFAKTFRCPVIGVITKCDLQPSNEDAAVKKLKRLGIEEPYYRISVPDGTGMAALKDRLLKKEPEKRLERMKGDQR, encoded by the coding sequence ATGAGAAGAAAGCGAATCATGGTCATAGGACCTACAGGCTGCGGTAAAACCAGTCTGGTGAATGCGCTGAACCATTATGAGGGACCTCTTAGGAGAACTCAGAACCTGATTTATGGAGAAAACACCATTGATGTGCCCGGGTCTTACATAGAAAACGCATGGATGTATAAACACCTCATCTCTGCGGCTCAGGACGCATCCCATGTTTTAATATTAGTCGATCCCACAGACGCCGGCGATGTTTATTCACCGGGGTTTGCCAAAACCTTTCGGTGTCCGGTAATCGGAGTGATCACGAAGTGTGATCTGCAGCCATCCAACGAAGATGCTGCGGTAAAGAAACTGAAACGGCTTGGAATCGAAGAACCCTATTATAGAATCTCCGTTCCTGACGGAACGGGTATGGCGGCCTTAAAAGACCGGCTGCTGAAGAAAGAACCTGAGAAACGTCTGGAGCGAATGAAGGGGGATCAAAGATGA
- a CDS encoding BMC domain-containing protein — protein MSAFGEKGIERIIQESVPGKQVTLAHVIASPMPDLYERLGIDEKGAIGILTLSPYETSIIAADIATKTADVEIVFLDRFTGSVVISGDVQSVKTALNAVNDTLKNMLGFETAAVTLT, from the coding sequence ATGAGCGCTTTCGGTGAAAAAGGAATAGAACGCATCATTCAAGAGTCGGTTCCGGGAAAACAGGTAACGCTGGCCCATGTCATCGCCTCGCCCATGCCTGACCTCTACGAGCGACTCGGCATAGACGAGAAAGGTGCCATCGGCATTCTAACTCTGTCACCTTACGAAACCTCCATTATAGCAGCGGATATTGCAACAAAGACAGCAGACGTCGAAATCGTATTTCTGGACCGCTTTACAGGATCCGTGGTGATTTCTGGAGATGTTCAGAGCGTAAAGACCGCACTGAATGCAGTCAATGACACGTTGAAAAATATGCTGGGTTTTGAAACAGCTGCGGTTACCCTCACATGA